Below is a genomic region from Bradyrhizobium sp. 1(2017).
CGTGGCGCGCACGGCGGCCGGCATCTCCTCGTCCGGAAAGCTCGTCTTCCAGTCGGTAACGCCGACCTCCCCGACATAGATGTCGCCCTTCGAATCCAGCGCAATGCCGTGCGGCGCCAAGAACTTTCCGCTGGCAACGCCGGGCCCGTCCTCGCCGCCAAGCCGCGCGATGCGCCTGCCTTTCGCGTCCACGATGGACAGCCGCGGTCCGAGATTGGGTACCTTGCGGTTGACGGCCATGCCGGGGCCGAGCTCGCCGATCACGAAGGTCGGGCTCTTACCCCCGCCGCAGCAGCACAGCGCACAGGGGCGGTGAAGGTTGTTCCACTGCGTCTCGTATTTGCCCTCGCCATCGAACACCTGCACCCGGTGATTCTCGCGGTCGGCCACGTAGACCCAGCCGTCGGCATCGGTGGCAATATTGTGCACGATGTTGAACTGGCCTGGATCGGTGCCCGGCTCGCCCCAGCTCTTGAGCAGCCTGCCGTCGGGCGTGAACTTGTGCACGCGCGCATTGCCATAGCCGTCGGAGACGTAGATATCGCCCTTCGGCGACAGCGCGGTGTGAGTGCAGCGGTGGAAGGGATCGCCGCTCATGAACGGCGATGGCTTGTCAGGGATGCCGATGGTCAGCAGCACCTTGCCGTCGGCGGTGCATTTGCGCACCGTGTGGTCGCCATCGTCGGTGCAATAGAGATTGTCGTCCGCGTCGATATGCAGGCCATGCGCGCGCGAGAACAGGCCTTCGCCCCAGCTGCGGAGGAAATTGCCGTCGCGATCGAGCACCACCATCGGATGGGCGCCGCGGTTGAAGACGTAGATCCGGTCCTTGCTGTCGACCGCGACGGAGGCGACGTCGGTGAGCTGCCAGCCGTCCGGCAGCTTGGCGAAGTTTTCGACGACGCGGTAGCGGTGTTCGCCGGTGCCGAGAATGGCTGGCATGTGTGGTCTCCCCTGCTGTCATTTCGGGGCACGCGAAGCGTGAGCCCGGAATCCATTGCGCCGCATAGTTTGTGGATCGATGGATTTCCGGATTCGCGCTGCGCGCGCCCCGGAATGATGGCTGTGTTCTACGTCCGCCCCAAAATCCCTTCCTCGATCGCCTTGATCTGGAGCGCGAGAAATTTCGAGTTGATCCGGCATTGCGCGAGACTGCCGGCGATGAACCAGAGGCCGGGTTGCTTCGTGCGCGCATACATATTGCGCAGCTCGAGGCCGTCGCCAAAGCCCCAGACCGGGCCGACACGGTCTGCGATTTCATCTCCAAACAATTTCCGCACGAGATATTCCTGCGGCTTGTAGCCGGTGGAGAGCACGATCAGGTCGGTGGCGATGGTGGTGCCGTCCTTCATCCGCGCGCCATCCGCCGTGAAGCTCTCGATCTCGGAGAACTGCCTGAGCTTGATCGCGCCTTCGACGATGAGATTGGAGCAGCCGACGTTGAAGTAATAGCCGCCGCCGCGGGTCAGATATTTGAACTGCCAGCCGGTGCCGGCCTCGCCGAAATCGAGCTTGAAGCCGACGCGGGAGAGACCGTCGAGCAGGTCCTTGTCGAGCTCCTTGGACTGCTGCGTCAGCATCACATGCGTCTTCTTCGCGAGCGGCGTCGGCATCGAGGCGGCGATCAGATCGTTGTCGTCGAGCGTGCCTTCATTGTAGGCCGCATAGGCGAGCTGCGCCGAGGGTTCGATATTGGTCACCAGCGTTGGAGAACGCTGCACCAGCGTCACCTCGGCGCCGCTGGAATGCAGATCCTGCGCGATGTCGTGACCGCTGTTGCCGGTGCCGATGACGATCGCGCGCTTGCCCGTCCAGTTCTCGCCGTCCTCGTAGCGGCTGGAATGCAGCAGCGTGCCGCCGAAATTGCTCAGCGTCGGAATGTCCGGGATGTTCGCGATGCCGCTCACGCCGGTCGCCATCACCACGTGACGCGGATGCATGGTGCGGGTGCTGCCGTCGGCGCGGCGCAACGTCACGGCCCAGTGTTCGTTCGCCTCGTCATAGGCGCCGCTCTCGAATTCGCTGCCGGTCCAGAAATTCAGCTCCATCGCATCGACATAGGCTTCGAACCAGTTGGCGAGCTTGTCCTTCGGAATATAGGTCGGCCAATTCAGCGGGAACGGCATGTAGGGCAGGTGATTGACCTGAACCTGGTTGTGCAGCGTCAGCGCATGGTAGCGCTTGCGCCAATTGTCCCCGATCCTCTTCTCGCGATCGACGATCAGCGTGTCGACCTTCAACTGCTTGAGCCGCGCCGCGATGGCGAGCCCGGCCTGGCCGCCGCCAACCACCAGCACGGTCGGGTCGCGATCGCTGTAGTCGCGCGAGAGGTTGCGCAAATCGAGCCAGTTCGGCCCGCGGAAATCGCGCGAATAGGCCTGCCCGCGCGGCCGCGACGTGCCGAGCTGTTCCTCGAATCCCTTGAGCTCGTCGAGGGCGGTGAGCAGCGTCCATGCTTTCAGGCCGTCGTCGGGGCCATCGGGAACGAGCCGGACGATGCCGCTGCCGCGGCCGATCGCGGTTTCGAAATCGAAGATCGCTTCGATGGTGTTGGTGCCGGCACGCGTCACCCCGCGCGGCGGCGCGCGGTTCGCGGCGATCCTGAAATTGATCGGCGTCGCCTTGGGCGCGAGCGTGGCCAGCGCACGCGCGATCCTGTCGCGGCCGGCGATCGTCTGCAGGTTCCAGCTCAGCGCCAGCACATCGCGCCAGAAGCTGTCGGCGACAAAGAGATCGTCCAGCGAGGCCGGATCGGGCTTGTCCAGCGTGCGCTCGAAC
It encodes:
- a CDS encoding NAD(P)/FAD-dependent oxidoreductase, whose translation is MLDRTKDISISVQAWLDAFERTLDKPDPASLDDLFVADSFWRDVLALSWNLQTIAGRDRIARALATLAPKATPINFRIAANRAPPRGVTRAGTNTIEAIFDFETAIGRGSGIVRLVPDGPDDGLKAWTLLTALDELKGFEEQLGTSRPRGQAYSRDFRGPNWLDLRNLSRDYSDRDPTVLVVGGGQAGLAIAARLKQLKVDTLIVDREKRIGDNWRKRYHALTLHNQVQVNHLPYMPFPLNWPTYIPKDKLANWFEAYVDAMELNFWTGSEFESGAYDEANEHWAVTLRRADGSTRTMHPRHVVMATGVSGIANIPDIPTLSNFGGTLLHSSRYEDGENWTGKRAIVIGTGNSGHDIAQDLHSSGAEVTLVQRSPTLVTNIEPSAQLAYAAYNEGTLDDNDLIAASMPTPLAKKTHVMLTQQSKELDKDLLDGLSRVGFKLDFGEAGTGWQFKYLTRGGGYYFNVGCSNLIVEGAIKLRQFSEIESFTADGARMKDGTTIATDLIVLSTGYKPQEYLVRKLFGDEIADRVGPVWGFGDGLELRNMYARTKQPGLWFIAGSLAQCRINSKFLALQIKAIEEGILGRT
- a CDS encoding peptidyl-alpha-hydroxyglycine alpha-amidating lyase family protein, with product MPAILGTGEHRYRVVENFAKLPDGWQLTDVASVAVDSKDRIYVFNRGAHPMVVLDRDGNFLRSWGEGLFSRAHGLHIDADDNLYCTDDGDHTVRKCTADGKVLLTIGIPDKPSPFMSGDPFHRCTHTALSPKGDIYVSDGYGNARVHKFTPDGRLLKSWGEPGTDPGQFNIVHNIATDADGWVYVADRENHRVQVFDGEGKYETQWNNLHRPCALCCCGGGKSPTFVIGELGPGMAVNRKVPNLGPRLSIVDAKGRRIARLGGEDGPGVASGKFLAPHGIALDSKGDIYVGEVGVTDWKTSFPDEEMPAAVRATRCLQKLERVRE